Proteins encoded together in one Bradyrhizobium sp. PSBB068 window:
- a CDS encoding hydrogenase 4 subunit F, with product MNAASDAVAWILLIPICAAAVLAALPGYRLTAGLNIVASFSTFLAALSLLVVARPQPGPYLLVDDLNIVFIVLNTFVGLTTSVFSASYIAHELETGRLTPRYLRFYHAMYQVMMFGMNLAFVSNNIGLMWVAIEIATLTTVLMVGIYRTHAALEAAWKYFILGSVGIALALFGTILVYMAALPVVGEGQDAMVWTVLVSRAAAFDSALLNVAFIFLLLGYGTKVGLAPLHAWLPDAHAEGPTPISAVLSGLLLNVALYAVLRFKILLAANPDAISPGPLMVTMGLTSLLFAAFMLYRRRDIKRLFAYSSIEHMGIIVFAFGMGGPLANFAGLLHMVMHSLTKSGIFYAVGHIAQVKGTQRIANIRGLTETHPALGWGLVIGVVAIAGLPPLGIFMSEFLIVSSTFARQPLLAIPLVFGLLLAFGALVLRLTSLAFGEPRGSAAPAEASYLPMFAHFALVLTAGIYLPRPLVVWFQHVANLLG from the coding sequence ATGAACGCGGCGTCGGATGCCGTTGCCTGGATTCTCCTGATACCGATCTGCGCCGCAGCGGTGCTGGCGGCGCTGCCCGGCTATCGGCTGACCGCGGGGCTCAATATCGTTGCCAGCTTCAGCACCTTCCTGGCTGCGCTTTCGCTGCTCGTCGTCGCCCGCCCGCAACCCGGCCCGTATCTGCTGGTCGATGATCTCAACATCGTCTTCATCGTGCTCAACACCTTCGTCGGTCTAACCACGAGCGTGTTCAGCGCGAGCTACATTGCTCATGAGCTCGAGACCGGACGGCTGACGCCGCGCTATCTGCGATTCTACCATGCCATGTATCAGGTCATGATGTTCGGCATGAACCTCGCATTCGTGTCGAACAATATCGGCCTGATGTGGGTCGCGATCGAGATCGCGACGCTCACCACCGTCTTGATGGTCGGCATCTACCGGACCCACGCGGCGCTGGAGGCTGCCTGGAAATATTTCATCCTCGGCAGCGTCGGCATCGCGCTCGCGCTGTTTGGTACCATCCTGGTCTACATGGCCGCGCTGCCGGTCGTCGGCGAGGGTCAGGACGCGATGGTCTGGACAGTGCTGGTCAGCCGCGCCGCGGCATTCGATTCGGCATTGCTCAACGTTGCCTTCATCTTCCTGCTGCTCGGATACGGGACCAAGGTTGGCCTCGCGCCGCTGCACGCCTGGCTGCCGGATGCGCACGCCGAGGGCCCGACCCCGATCTCCGCCGTGCTCTCCGGCCTGCTGCTCAACGTCGCGCTCTACGCGGTGCTCCGCTTCAAGATCCTGCTTGCCGCCAATCCGGACGCGATATCACCGGGTCCGCTGATGGTGACGATGGGGCTGACCTCGTTGCTGTTCGCGGCCTTCATGCTCTACCGCCGCCGCGATATCAAACGGCTGTTCGCCTATTCCTCGATCGAGCATATGGGCATCATCGTGTTTGCATTCGGGATGGGCGGCCCGCTCGCCAACTTCGCCGGCCTGCTGCACATGGTGATGCACAGCCTGACAAAGTCGGGGATCTTCTACGCGGTCGGCCACATCGCGCAGGTGAAGGGCACGCAGCGGATCGCCAACATTCGCGGCCTGACTGAAACCCATCCCGCGCTCGGCTGGGGCCTGGTGATCGGCGTTGTCGCAATCGCCGGTCTGCCGCCGCTCGGTATCTTCATGAGCGAATTTCTCATCGTCAGCTCGACCTTCGCGCGCCAGCCGCTGCTCGCGATCCCGCTGGTCTTTGGCCTGCTGCTCGCCTTCGGCGCGCTCGTGCTGCGCCTGACGAGCCTTGCGTTCGGCGAGCCGCGCGGCAGTGCGGCGCCGGCCGAAGCGTCCTATTTGCCGATGTTCGCGCATTTCGCGCTGGTGCTGACTGCGGGCATCTATCTTCCGAGACCGCTCGTTGTCTGGTTCCAACACGTCGCCAACCTCCTGGGCTAG
- a CDS encoding hydrogenase-4 component E produces the protein MHNLAFDIAHLLAGGLVLISFMMLYQDRLYALLNIFAAHAVVLALSVAWQAFIQNAPHLYVTAVIALVFKAIIIPVALHRIVKQLGIHRDIETAVGIGPTMLAGMGLVALSMVLMLRVTGAADPLAREDLAFALSVVLLGLLVMVTRRNAVSQVVGFMSLENGLVLAATGAKGMPLVVEISVAFSILIAFIVIGVFLFRIRERFDTVDVGALDEFRGERR, from the coding sequence ATGCACAACCTCGCCTTCGACATTGCTCATCTGCTCGCCGGCGGGCTCGTGCTGATCAGCTTCATGATGCTGTATCAGGATCGCCTGTATGCGTTGCTGAACATCTTTGCAGCTCATGCCGTGGTGCTCGCGCTCTCCGTCGCCTGGCAGGCATTCATCCAGAACGCACCGCATCTCTACGTGACCGCGGTCATCGCACTGGTCTTCAAGGCGATCATCATTCCGGTGGCGCTGCACCGGATCGTCAAGCAGCTCGGCATTCATCGCGATATCGAGACCGCAGTCGGTATCGGCCCGACCATGCTGGCCGGCATGGGCCTCGTCGCCCTCTCGATGGTACTGATGCTGCGGGTGACCGGCGCGGCCGATCCGCTGGCGAGGGAAGATCTCGCCTTCGCGCTGTCGGTGGTGCTGCTGGGACTGCTCGTCATGGTGACGCGGCGCAACGCCGTCAGCCAGGTCGTCGGCTTCATGTCGCTGGAAAACGGATTGGTGCTGGCCGCGACCGGCGCCAAGGGCATGCCGCTGGTCGTGGAGATCAGCGTGGCTTTCTCGATCCTGATCGCGTTCATCGTCATCGGCGTGTTCCTGTTCCGGATCCGGGAGCGCTTCGACACCGTCGATGTCGGTGCGCTCGATGAGTTCAGGGGGGAGCGGCGATGA
- a CDS encoding NADH-quinone oxidoreductase subunit H, with product MVVISDILVQLGQMTLVLLLAPLLTGVVRKMKARLLRRKGPSIVQPYRDLLRLLRKEVVLAENASWLFRVTPYITFAAIWVAAALVPTFATGLEFSWSADLIAIVALLGSARFFLALAGMDVGTSFGGIGSSREVMIAALAEPAMLLMVFCVALIAGSTQLSTVATFMASSEVGLRVSLGMAMIALIMVALAENARIPIDNPATHLELTMVHEAMILEYSGRHLAMIEFGAFLKLQLYVSLIICVFFPWQITTEGAGPLSYLVSVAAYILKLVIASFLLAMFETATAKVRVFRVPEFLGAALMLGLLGTLLRFVSRGF from the coding sequence ATGGTCGTGATCTCGGACATCCTCGTTCAACTGGGCCAGATGACGCTTGTTCTGCTGCTTGCGCCGCTCCTGACCGGCGTCGTGCGCAAGATGAAGGCTCGCCTGCTACGCCGCAAAGGACCATCGATCGTCCAGCCGTATCGTGATCTGCTGCGGTTGCTTCGCAAGGAAGTCGTTCTGGCCGAAAACGCGTCCTGGCTGTTCCGCGTCACACCCTACATCACGTTCGCCGCGATCTGGGTCGCCGCGGCATTGGTCCCGACATTTGCCACCGGCCTTGAGTTCAGCTGGAGTGCCGACCTGATCGCAATCGTCGCCCTGCTCGGCAGCGCGCGCTTCTTCCTCGCGCTTGCCGGCATGGATGTCGGCACCAGCTTCGGCGGCATCGGCTCCAGCCGCGAGGTGATGATCGCCGCGCTCGCCGAACCGGCCATGCTGTTGATGGTGTTCTGCGTCGCGCTAATCGCCGGCTCGACCCAGCTGTCGACGGTCGCGACCTTCATGGCGTCATCCGAAGTGGGCCTGCGCGTCTCGCTCGGCATGGCGATGATTGCCCTCATCATGGTGGCGCTCGCCGAGAACGCCCGTATTCCAATCGACAACCCGGCCACGCATCTGGAGCTGACCATGGTGCATGAGGCGATGATCCTGGAATATTCCGGACGCCATCTCGCCATGATCGAGTTCGGCGCCTTTCTCAAGCTCCAGCTCTACGTCTCGCTGATCATCTGCGTGTTCTTTCCCTGGCAGATCACCACCGAAGGCGCAGGCCCGCTATCCTACCTCGTGAGCGTCGCCGCCTACATCCTCAAGCTCGTGATCGCAAGCTTCCTGCTTGCGATGTTCGAGACCGCGACGGCGAAGGTGCGGGTCTTCCGTGTTCCCGAGTTCCTCGGCGCCGCGCTCATGCTGGGCCTGCTCGGTACGCTTCTCCGGTTCGTATCGCGAGGCTTCTGA
- the hyfB gene encoding hydrogenase 4 subunit B, whose translation MSTVAQQLWCVAALLATTILAIATSRSRRSTAVVYGATFAISAIALAAALHALIAHSNATELMLPVGLPWLGSHFRLDALAAFFLAVVNLGGAAASLYGLGYGSHESTPQRVLPFFPAFLAGMNLVVLADDAFTYLLCWEFMSLASWALVMAHHREADNARAGYVYLVMASFGTLALLLAFGLLSGAGGSYSFAAMRGVQHTPFEAALVLALMLLGAGSKAGLVPLHVWLPLAHPAAPSHVSALMSGVMTKVAVYGFIRVVFDLLGPPNWSAGVVVLVLGGVTAVMGILYALMEKDLKRLLAYSTIENIGVVFASLGLALAFQANGYGLAAALAFTAALFHVLNHSFFKSLLFFGAGAVLTATGERDMEKLGGLIHRMPLTSFVFLVGCVAISALPPFNGFVSEWLMFQAVLQSPDLPQWMLKIMVPAVGALLALAAALAAACFVKAFGITFLGRARSPAAEAAGEVDRYSLAAMFGLAALCFLAGILPGLVIDALSPVAMAVIGNRMPVQASDAWLSIVPIEESRSSYNGLLVFIFITAAASLAVYFIHRFASRAIRRGPAWGCGFTDPAPAAQYSGVSFVQPIRRVFGTLIFQAREHVDMPPPGDLRPARLRIDMHDPVWERLYTPVTETVWFFADRLNQLQFLTIRRYLSLVFATLVTLLLALAIWS comes from the coding sequence ATCTCAACGGTCGCCCAGCAGCTCTGGTGTGTAGCCGCGCTGCTGGCGACGACCATTCTCGCGATTGCCACCAGCCGATCACGCCGATCGACAGCCGTCGTCTACGGCGCGACCTTTGCCATCTCGGCGATCGCGCTGGCCGCGGCGCTGCACGCGCTGATCGCCCACAGCAATGCGACCGAACTGATGTTGCCGGTCGGCCTGCCCTGGCTGGGCTCGCATTTCCGTCTCGATGCGCTCGCCGCATTCTTTCTCGCGGTGGTCAATCTCGGCGGTGCGGCCGCAAGCCTGTATGGGCTCGGCTACGGCAGCCACGAATCGACGCCGCAACGCGTCCTGCCGTTCTTTCCGGCGTTCCTCGCCGGAATGAATCTCGTTGTGCTTGCCGACGACGCGTTCACCTATCTGCTGTGCTGGGAATTCATGTCGCTCGCGTCGTGGGCGCTCGTCATGGCGCACCACCGTGAAGCAGACAATGCTCGGGCGGGCTACGTCTATCTCGTGATGGCAAGCTTCGGGACCCTGGCTCTGCTGCTTGCGTTTGGCCTGCTGTCGGGAGCCGGCGGCAGTTACAGCTTTGCGGCCATGCGCGGCGTCCAGCACACGCCGTTCGAAGCCGCGCTGGTGCTTGCGCTGATGCTGCTCGGCGCCGGGTCGAAGGCCGGCCTGGTCCCGCTGCATGTATGGCTGCCGCTCGCTCACCCCGCGGCCCCGAGCCATGTCTCGGCGCTGATGAGCGGCGTGATGACGAAGGTCGCGGTCTACGGATTCATCCGCGTCGTGTTCGATCTGCTCGGACCGCCGAACTGGTCGGCGGGTGTCGTCGTTCTCGTGCTCGGCGGAGTGACCGCGGTGATGGGGATCCTCTATGCGCTGATGGAGAAGGATCTCAAGCGCCTGCTCGCCTACAGCACGATCGAGAACATCGGCGTCGTGTTCGCGAGCCTCGGTCTCGCATTGGCGTTTCAGGCGAACGGCTACGGCCTGGCGGCGGCCCTCGCTTTCACAGCCGCGCTGTTCCACGTCCTCAACCATTCGTTCTTCAAGAGCCTGCTGTTCTTCGGCGCCGGTGCGGTGCTGACGGCCACCGGCGAACGCGACATGGAGAAACTGGGCGGCCTGATCCACCGCATGCCGCTTACCAGCTTCGTCTTTCTCGTCGGCTGCGTTGCGATCTCGGCGCTTCCGCCGTTCAACGGGTTCGTATCGGAATGGCTGATGTTCCAGGCGGTCCTGCAAAGCCCCGATCTGCCACAATGGATGCTGAAGATCATGGTGCCCGCGGTCGGCGCGTTGCTGGCGCTGGCGGCAGCGCTCGCGGCCGCGTGCTTCGTCAAGGCCTTCGGGATCACCTTCCTCGGCCGCGCGCGAAGCCCGGCCGCTGAGGCCGCCGGCGAGGTCGATCGCTATAGCCTCGCCGCGATGTTTGGCCTCGCCGCGCTGTGCTTCCTCGCCGGAATTCTGCCGGGCCTGGTGATCGACGCGCTGTCGCCCGTCGCAATGGCCGTGATCGGCAACCGAATGCCGGTTCAGGCGAGCGACGCCTGGCTTTCGATCGTTCCGATCGAGGAGAGCCGCAGCTCCTACAACGGATTGCTCGTCTTCATCTTCATCACGGCTGCGGCATCGCTTGCCGTGTATTTCATCCATCGGTTTGCATCGCGCGCGATCAGGCGCGGGCCCGCCTGGGGTTGCGGCTTTACCGATCCGGCTCCGGCGGCGCAATATTCCGGAGTAAGCTTCGTCCAGCCGATCCGCCGCGTGTTCGGCACATTGATCTTCCAGGCCCGCGAACACGTCGACATGCCGCCGCCGGGTGACTTGCGGCCGGCCCGCCTCAGGATCGACATGCACGATCCAGTCTGGGAACGGCTCTACACGCCGGTGACCGAAACGGTGTGGTTCTTTGCCGATCGGCTGAACCAGCTCCAGTTCCTCACCATCCGCCGCTATCTCAGCCTGGTCTTCGCAACCCTCGTCACATTGCTGCTGGCGCTCGCGATATGGTCGTGA
- a CDS encoding helix-turn-helix transcriptional regulator, producing MITAAQLRAARALLGIDQRQLAELSGLSVPTIQRMEASEGTIRGNVDSLVKLIDALGAAGVEVIGEGAVSSGGGRGVRLRAGSGSPKVQT from the coding sequence ATGATCACTGCAGCGCAGCTTCGGGCTGCAAGAGCCTTGCTTGGCATCGACCAGCGGCAGCTCGCCGAGCTGTCCGGGTTGTCGGTGCCGACCATCCAGCGCATGGAAGCAAGCGAAGGCACCATTCGAGGCAATGTCGACTCGCTGGTGAAACTGATCGACGCACTCGGTGCGGCCGGCGTCGAGGTCATCGGCGAGGGCGCCGTCAGCAGCGGCGGCGGCCGCGGCGTACGATTGAGGGCCGGGTCAGGCTCGCCGAAGGTGCAGACGTGA
- a CDS encoding CHAD domain-containing protein — MRCETAFRLILSECLEEVATNHEALSSGDPAALHQTRIALTRLKAAVAFYGPMVADSEWTRLKSELKWLSAHLGATRDLDVAIANSKGLPEERMLQTARTDAFDALKEALQSDRYWRWFDGMWDWVGSGPWTTRQNRRAAQRRAVPVAVFHARRLARWHGKLCQRSRGLQGMGKNKRHRVRLASKRLRYAIEFSEGGLPADVYASWRNVLKHLRKGQQLLGELNDDEVRRALVESADALAQRAQERKAKHQRVHERKRKSKLLRRAADVYRKIAD; from the coding sequence ATGCGTTGCGAGACCGCGTTTCGCCTGATCCTGTCCGAATGCCTCGAGGAGGTCGCGACCAACCACGAGGCGCTGAGCTCCGGCGATCCCGCAGCGCTCCACCAGACCCGGATCGCACTGACCCGGCTGAAGGCGGCGGTCGCCTTCTACGGCCCGATGGTGGCCGACAGCGAATGGACGCGATTGAAGTCCGAACTGAAATGGCTGAGCGCCCATCTCGGCGCGACGCGCGATCTCGACGTGGCGATCGCGAACAGCAAGGGCTTGCCCGAGGAGCGCATGCTCCAGACGGCGCGAACCGACGCGTTCGACGCCCTCAAGGAAGCGCTGCAAAGCGACCGATACTGGCGATGGTTCGACGGCATGTGGGACTGGGTCGGCAGCGGCCCCTGGACCACGCGGCAGAACCGCCGCGCCGCGCAGCGGCGTGCGGTACCGGTCGCAGTGTTTCACGCCCGCCGGCTCGCGCGGTGGCATGGCAAGCTGTGCCAGAGGAGCCGCGGGCTGCAAGGCATGGGCAAGAACAAGCGCCACCGCGTCCGGCTCGCCAGCAAGCGGCTGCGCTACGCCATCGAGTTCTCGGAGGGCGGCTTGCCTGCCGATGTCTACGCATCATGGCGGAACGTGCTGAAGCATCTGCGAAAGGGACAGCAGCTGCTCGGCGAGTTGAACGATGACGAGGTGCGCCGCGCGTTGGTCGAAAGTGCTGATGCCCTGGCGCAGCGCGCCCAGGAGCGCAAGGCCAAGCACCAGCGCGTGCACGAGCGGAAGCGCAAGAGCAAGCTGCTGCGCCGCGCTGCGGACGTCTACCGAAAGATCGCCGACTGA
- a CDS encoding MarR family transcriptional regulator → MKAEHRLIFLLTVAYRRLQRAIDQETAAHDLTSAQAGVLFFLGRNDGALIGDVSQALDIVPSAMTGLADRMERAGLVKRRRDGEDGRSQRLHLTSAGQELGKRAATRTRVINNRLMDGFSEAEIDVVSRWLTSLQDKFPKDRDG, encoded by the coding sequence ATGAAAGCGGAACACCGGCTGATCTTCCTTCTGACCGTGGCCTATCGACGGCTGCAACGCGCCATCGATCAGGAGACGGCCGCGCACGATCTGACGTCGGCCCAGGCCGGCGTGCTGTTCTTCCTCGGCCGCAACGACGGCGCGCTGATCGGCGACGTGTCGCAGGCGCTCGACATCGTGCCGTCGGCGATGACCGGTCTTGCCGACCGGATGGAGCGCGCGGGCCTCGTGAAGCGCCGGCGCGACGGCGAGGACGGGCGCAGCCAGCGGCTCCATCTGACCTCGGCGGGGCAGGAGCTCGGCAAGCGTGCCGCGACGCGGACCAGGGTGATCAACAACCGCCTGATGGATGGCTTCTCGGAAGCCGAGATCGACGTGGTATCGCGCTGGCTGACCAGCCTGCAAGACAAGTTTCCAAAGGACAGGGACGGTTAG
- a CDS encoding enoyl-CoA hydratase/isomerase family protein, whose amino-acid sequence MSEVVVTLDGGVLTVTMARPDKKNAITNAMYGAMADALQRAESDTAIRAVLLQGDGDSFTAGNELVDFAAVSRGVQGERHVSRFLGCLAKATRPLVAAVQGNAVGIGTTMLLHCDLVYLAPTARLITPFVNLALVPEAASTYLLPQRIGYARAYAMFALGEPVEAETAVSIGLANAVVPLADLRAKARAAADALAKRPFGSLQHTKALMRDPAGISAQMAREGKIFQERLMSAEAREAFAAFAERRQPDFSKISG is encoded by the coding sequence ATGAGTGAGGTGGTCGTAACGCTGGACGGTGGCGTCCTCACCGTGACGATGGCGCGTCCGGACAAGAAGAATGCGATTACCAATGCGATGTATGGCGCAATGGCCGATGCGCTGCAGCGCGCTGAAAGCGATACCGCGATCCGCGCCGTGCTGTTGCAGGGCGACGGCGACAGTTTTACTGCCGGCAACGAGCTCGTCGATTTCGCCGCGGTGTCGCGCGGCGTGCAGGGCGAGCGTCACGTGAGCCGTTTCCTTGGCTGTCTTGCCAAGGCGACGCGGCCGCTGGTTGCGGCCGTGCAGGGCAATGCGGTCGGCATCGGCACCACCATGTTGCTGCATTGCGACCTCGTCTACCTCGCGCCGACCGCGCGGCTGATCACGCCGTTCGTCAATCTGGCGCTGGTGCCGGAGGCGGCCTCGACCTACCTGCTGCCGCAACGGATCGGCTATGCGCGCGCCTATGCGATGTTCGCGCTGGGTGAACCGGTCGAGGCCGAGACTGCGGTCTCCATCGGTCTTGCCAATGCCGTCGTGCCGCTCGCGGATCTTCGTGCCAAGGCACGCGCTGCTGCTGACGCATTGGCGAAGCGGCCGTTCGGCTCGCTGCAGCACACCAAGGCGTTGATGCGCGATCCCGCTGGGATCAGCGCGCAAATGGCGCGCGAGGGCAAGATCTTCCAGGAGCGGCTGATGAGCGCCGAAGCGCGCGAGGCGTTTGCGGCCTTTGCCGAGCGTCGCCAGCCGGATTTCTCCAAGATCAGCGGTTAG
- a CDS encoding aldose 1-epimerase family protein has protein sequence MTDSHTLRGDGIAATINAQGAELSSLRNAEGRELLWQAGPQWPRHAPILFPIVGRLKNDRLRHDGKTYPMTQHGFARDRRFAWVEQGTQSCKLALSDDAETRARYPFAFRLEVTYAVDGADLEVGFEIINTGDEMLPASLGGHPAFNWPLVPGLPKEAYTLTFGKTEPAPIRRLKDGLMRPQPEPNPVKGRTLALTEELFDDDAMVFDQIASTSILFTATLGPAAATQGPAIEISWRGFRELGVWSKVGGAPFLCIEPWHGYASPAEFEGEFADKPGLLQIAPGARRSLSYRIRVS, from the coding sequence ATGACCGACAGTCACACCCTGCGCGGCGACGGGATTGCCGCAACCATCAACGCCCAAGGCGCCGAATTGTCGTCGCTCAGGAATGCCGAGGGAAGGGAGCTGCTGTGGCAGGCCGGCCCGCAATGGCCACGCCATGCGCCGATCCTGTTCCCGATCGTCGGCCGGTTGAAGAACGACAGGCTTCGCCACGACGGCAAGACCTATCCGATGACGCAGCACGGCTTCGCGCGCGATCGCCGCTTTGCCTGGGTGGAGCAGGGGACCCAGTCGTGCAAGCTCGCGCTGTCAGACGATGCGGAAACGCGGGCGCGCTATCCTTTCGCGTTCAGGCTGGAGGTCACCTATGCCGTTGACGGCGCAGATCTCGAGGTCGGTTTCGAGATCATCAACACCGGCGACGAGATGCTGCCGGCCTCGCTCGGCGGTCATCCCGCGTTCAATTGGCCGCTGGTGCCGGGGCTGCCGAAGGAGGCCTACACGCTGACTTTCGGCAAGACTGAACCCGCGCCGATCCGGCGGTTGAAGGATGGATTGATGCGGCCGCAGCCTGAGCCCAATCCGGTCAAGGGCAGAACGCTTGCGCTGACGGAGGAGCTGTTCGATGACGACGCGATGGTCTTCGATCAGATCGCAAGTACATCGATCCTGTTCACGGCGACACTGGGCCCGGCAGCAGCCACGCAAGGCCCGGCGATCGAAATCTCCTGGCGTGGATTCCGCGAGCTTGGCGTCTGGTCGAAGGTTGGCGGGGCCCCGTTCCTCTGCATCGAGCCGTGGCACGGTTATGCCAGTCCGGCGGAGTTCGAAGGCGAGTTCGCCGACAAGCCCGGCCTGCTGCAGATTGCGCCCGGCGCGCGCCGATCGCTCAGCTACCGGATTCGCGTGAGCTGA
- a CDS encoding SDR family NAD(P)-dependent oxidoreductase, with protein sequence MTTNSLHGHVALVTGGSRGIGAAIVKMLAEAGAAVAINYRERSAEAETLAKGIIAAGSRAVAIAADVSEAAAVAALVERAKSELGPVDILVNNAGIAIVRGVDDLTEEDFDRTITVNLKSAFLCTQAVLPMMRTRKWGRIVNISSGAARGAGAIGPHYNASKAAVEGLTRGYAARLVKEGITVNAVAPSLIETDMMKGQSSLVSRIPVGRFGTVEEVAQAVMLLVNNPYMTGQTIAMSGGMAFN encoded by the coding sequence ATGACGACAAACAGTCTGCACGGACATGTGGCGCTGGTGACCGGCGGATCGCGCGGCATTGGTGCTGCGATCGTCAAGATGCTGGCGGAGGCCGGTGCTGCCGTCGCGATCAATTACCGCGAACGCTCGGCCGAAGCCGAGACATTGGCGAAGGGCATCATTGCCGCCGGCAGCCGGGCGGTTGCGATTGCCGCCGACGTCTCGGAAGCAGCCGCCGTCGCCGCGCTGGTCGAACGTGCCAAATCCGAGCTCGGCCCGGTCGACATTCTCGTCAACAATGCCGGCATCGCGATCGTCAGGGGTGTCGACGACCTCACCGAGGAGGATTTCGACCGCACCATCACGGTCAACCTCAAATCGGCGTTTCTCTGCACGCAGGCGGTGCTGCCGATGATGCGCACCCGGAAATGGGGCCGCATCGTCAACATCTCCTCCGGTGCCGCGCGTGGCGCCGGTGCAATCGGGCCGCACTACAATGCATCGAAGGCGGCTGTGGAAGGCTTGACCCGCGGTTATGCCGCGCGCCTCGTCAAGGAAGGCATCACCGTCAACGCGGTGGCGCCCTCACTGATCGAGACCGACATGATGAAGGGACAGAGTAGCCTGGTCAGCCGCATCCCGGTCGGCCGCTTCGGCACCGTCGAGGAAGTCGCGCAGGCCGTGATGCTGCTGGTCAACAATCCCTACATGACCGGACAGACCATCGCGATGAGCGGCGGCATGGCGTTCAACTAA
- a CDS encoding DUF3830 family protein — protein sequence MSKLIVRAGDFTFDARFEEQLAPKTVAAFRKAMPFESQAIHVRWSGEGVWMPLGDLDFGVSYENHTSYPAPGQIILYPGGISETEILLAYGGVHFASKMGQLAGNHFITLTSGLENLTAFGKTVLWKGAQNIRFEEI from the coding sequence ATGAGCAAACTGATTGTCCGCGCCGGCGATTTCACCTTTGACGCCCGTTTCGAGGAACAGCTGGCGCCGAAGACGGTCGCCGCGTTCCGCAAGGCGATGCCGTTCGAGAGCCAGGCGATCCACGTGCGCTGGAGCGGCGAAGGCGTCTGGATGCCGCTCGGCGATCTCGATTTCGGCGTCTCCTACGAGAACCACACCAGCTATCCGGCGCCGGGCCAGATCATCCTCTATCCCGGCGGCATCAGCGAGACCGAGATCCTGCTCGCCTATGGCGGCGTGCACTTCGCCAGCAAGATGGGCCAGCTCGCCGGCAATCATTTCATCACGCTGACCTCGGGGCTGGAGAACCTCACCGCGTTCGGCAAGACCGTGCTGTGGAAGGGCGCGCAGAACATCCGGTTCGAGGAAATCTGA
- the puuE gene encoding allantoinase PuuE: MTEARYPRDLRGYGRNPPDPKWPDAARIAVQFVVNFEEGGENNILHGDRASEAFLSDVLGAQPWVGQRHANIETMFEYGSRAGFWRLWRMFTERKLPATVFGVAMALKRNPDVVAAMQEAGWDIASHSLRWVEHRDMSEDEERAEIARAIAVHTEATGARPLGWYTGRSSINTLRILMEAGGLRYLCDSYADDLPYWIKAAGTEPHLVIPYTLDANDMRFINAQGFGGGDEFYTYLKDSFDVLYAEGATSPKMMSVGLHCRVVGRPGRAAALMRFLDYIGKHEHVWVPTRLQIAEHWQANLRHLAEQAFEIG, encoded by the coding sequence GTGACCGAGGCCCGCTATCCGCGCGATCTCCGCGGCTACGGCCGCAACCCGCCGGATCCGAAATGGCCGGATGCTGCGCGGATCGCCGTGCAGTTCGTGGTCAATTTCGAGGAGGGTGGCGAGAACAACATCCTGCACGGCGATCGCGCCTCGGAAGCGTTCCTGTCGGACGTGCTCGGCGCGCAGCCCTGGGTCGGCCAGCGTCACGCCAATATCGAAACGATGTTCGAATATGGCTCGCGCGCCGGCTTCTGGCGGCTGTGGCGGATGTTCACCGAGCGGAAGCTGCCGGCGACGGTGTTCGGCGTCGCGATGGCGCTGAAGCGCAATCCGGATGTGGTCGCCGCGATGCAGGAGGCGGGCTGGGATATCGCAAGCCACAGCCTGCGCTGGGTCGAGCACAGGGACATGTCGGAGGACGAGGAGCGCGCGGAGATCGCGCGCGCCATCGCCGTGCATACCGAGGCGACCGGCGCGCGGCCGCTCGGCTGGTACACCGGCCGCTCCTCGATCAACACGCTGCGGATTTTGATGGAAGCGGGCGGTCTGCGCTATCTCTGCGATTCCTATGCCGACGATCTGCCGTACTGGATCAAGGCTGCCGGCACCGAGCCGCATCTCGTGATCCCCTATACGCTCGATGCCAACGACATGCGCTTCATCAACGCACAGGGTTTTGGCGGCGGCGACGAGTTCTACACCTATCTGAAGGATAGTTTCGACGTGCTCTATGCCGAGGGCGCGACGTCACCGAAAATGATGTCGGTCGGCCTGCATTGCCGTGTCGTCGGCCGTCCTGGTCGCGCGGCCGCGCTGATGCGCTTCCTCGATTACATCGGGAAGCACGAGCACGTCTGGGTGCCGACCCGGCTTCAGATCGCCGAGCACTGGCAGGCCAATCTCAGGCATCTCGCTGAGCAGGCGTTCGAGATCGGCTAG